One Cucumis sativus cultivar 9930 chromosome 1, Cucumber_9930_V3, whole genome shotgun sequence DNA segment encodes these proteins:
- the LOC105434477 gene encoding uncharacterized protein LOC105434477 — translation MMKIPARFQRIAVAFEESSGSEHSPAAESCTDLSDLVKSFMERDYYFEGGDVFDDDGGGAAEKVEDGVDEWSVSEAMGQLRRLLGSGESNQEIRRNIVAEAELACRLLEEKPSSSGFKRKLMTHFRKNGFASGLCKTKWDKFGQFPAGDYEYVDVIVDGNRYIVEVFLVGEFDIARPTSQYVSLLKAFPQIYVGKEEELKKIVKVMCRAMRESIKSKDMHIPPWRRNGFMQAKWFGSYKRTTNEVPTKKPSLKLGQNQNPFAAKRSSLGFEANLPLKTYQYCRGGFGRRNSNNNNGIKVGHLSAAFEGQGML, via the exons atgatgaaaattcCGGCGAGATTTCAAAGGATCGCCGTGGCGTTTGAGGAGAGCAGCGGCAGCGAGCACTCACCCGCGGCAGAGAGTTGCACTGACTTATCGGATCTCGTGAAGTCGTTTATGGAGAGAGATTATTATTTCGAAGGTGGAGATGTTTTTGACGATGATGGTGGAGGTGCGGCGGAGAAAGTGGAAGACGGAGTCGACGAGTGGTCGGTGTCGGAGGCTATGGGGCAACTGAGAAGGCTGTTGGGCAGCGGAGAAAGTAATCAAGAAATCCGCCGGAATATTGTGGCTGAAGCTGAGTTGGCTTGCCGGCTACTTGAGGAGAAGCCCTCTTCTTCCGGATTTAAACGTAAATTAATGACACATTTCCGGAAAAATGGCTTTGCTTCAg GTCTATGCAAAACCAAATGGGATAAATTTGGACAATTTCCAGCTGGAGATTACGAATATGTGGACGTAATCGTTGATGGAAATCGCTACATTGTCGAAGTTTTTCTTGTGGGAGAATTCGACATTGCTCGGCCGACGAGTCAATACGTGTCTCTTCTAAAAGCTTTCCCTCAAATATAcgttggaaaagaagaagagctgAAGAAGATAGTGAAAGTGATGTGTAGAGCAATGAGAGAGTCAATAAAAAGCAAAGATATGCACATTCCACCATGGAGAAGAAATGGGTTTATGCAAGCTAAATGGTTTGGTTCATACAAAAGAACAACAAATGAAGTCCCAACCAAAAAACCATCGTTGAAATTAGGTCAAAATCAAAACCCTTTTGCAGCAAAAAGATCATCACTTGGGTTTGAAGCTAATTTGCCTCTCAAAACTTACCAATATTGCAGGGGGGGATTTGGTAGaagaaatagtaataataataatgggaTTAAAGTTGGTCATTTGAGTGCTGCTTTTGAAGGCCAAGGgatgttataa
- the LOC101213706 gene encoding phosphatidate cytidylyltransferase 1 isoform X2, producing MQRENSFNYPSSPSARLRHRRRSNEGIVEDLKSNGSPLLVNDRNKYKSMLIRAYSSVWMIGGFALVIYLGHLYIMAMVVVIQIFMARELFNLLRRTHEDRQLPGFRSLNWYFFFTAMFFVYGRLLSQRLVNTVTTDKVLYQLVSSLVKYQMAICYFLYIAGFMWFILTLKKKMYKYQFGQYAWTHMILIVVFTQSSFTVANIFEGIFWFLLPATLIVINDIAAYFFGFFFGRTPLIKISPKKTWEGFIGASVTTIISAFMLANIMGRFSWLTCPRKDLSTGWLHCDPGPMFTPEFFTLPGWIPTWFPWKDVTILRVQWHAICLGLFASIIAPFGGFFASGFKRAFKIKDFGDSIPGHGGITDRMDCQMVMAVFSYIYHQSFVVSQSITVESIIDQVLMNLTFEEQQLLFTKLGQMLQDRLFLQ from the exons ATGCAGAGAGAAAATAGTTTCAACTATCCATCGAGCCCTAGTGCTCGGCTTCGACACCGTAGGAGATCGAATGAG GGAATTGTGGAGGATTTGAAGTCAAATGGAAGCCCtttacttgttaatgacagaaataaatataagtcAATGTTGATTCGTGCCTATTCATCTGTCTGGATGATTGGAGGGTTTGCATTAGTAATATACCTTGGACATCTATATATTATGGCTATGGTGGTAGTAATCCAAATCTTTATGGCACGAGAACTTTTCAATCTACTTAGGAGGACTCATGAAGACAGGCAGCTCCCAGGATTCCGGTCATTAAACTG GTACTTCTTCTTTACGGCAATGTTTTTTGTCTACGGCCGTCTTCTCAGTCAACGGCTTGTCAATACTGTAACAACAGATAAAGTTCTGTATCAGCTTGTTAGCAGCCTCGTCAAGTATCAAATGGCCATTTGctattttttgtatattgcaG GTTTTATGTGGTTCATTCTCactctaaaaaagaaaatgtacaAATATCAGTTTGGCCAGTATGCATGGACACACATGATCTTGATAGTTGTGTTTACACAGTCTTCGTTCACTGTTGCTAACATCTTCGAAGGAATCTTCTG GTTTCTTCTTCCAGCAACACTCATTGTAATAAATGACATTGCTGCATACttctttggatttttctttggaCGAACCCCATTGATCAAGATATCACCAAAGAAAACTTGGGAGGGATTCATAGGAGCCTCTGTGACAACTATTATCTCGGCATTTATG CTTGCAAACATCATGGGTCGGTTCAGTTGGCTCACTTGTCCAAGAAAG GATTTATCAACTGGTTGGCTTCACTGTGATCCAGGTCCCATGTTCACACCAGAATTTTTTACTTTGCCAGGATGGATTCCTACATGG TTCCCATGGAAAGATGTTACCATTTTGCGAGTTCAGTGGCATGCTATATGTCTTGGTTTGTTTGCATCAATAATAGCTCCTTTTGGCGGCTTCTTTGCGAGTGGCTTCAAGAGAGCTTTTAAAATCAAG GATTTTGGTGATAGCATTCCTGGACATGGTGGAATCACAGATAGGATGGATTGTCAG ATGGTGATGGCTGTGTTTTCATACATCTATCATCAATCATTTGTTGTGTCTCAGAGCATCACTGTTGAATCAATTATTGATCAG GTACTAATGAATCTTACATTTGAGGAGCAACAACTTCTTTTCACGAAACTTGGGCAAATGCTGCAAGACAGGCTGTTCCTGCAATAG
- the LOC101213706 gene encoding phosphatidate cytidylyltransferase 1 isoform X1: MQRENSFNYPSSPSARLRHRRRSNEGIVEDLKSNGSPLLVNDRNKYKSMLIRAYSSVWMIGGFALVIYLGHLYIMAMVVVIQIFMARELFNLLRRTHEDRQLPGFRSLNWYFFFTAMFFVYGRLLSQRLVNTVTTDKVLYQLVSSLVKYQMAICYFLYIAGFMWFILTLKKKMYKYQFGQYAWTHMILIVVFTQSSFTVANIFEGIFWFLLPATLIVINDIAAYFFGFFFGRTPLIKISPKKTWEGFIGASVTTIISAFMLANIMGRFSWLTCPRKDLSTGWLHCDPGPMFTPEFFTLPGWIPTWVRTVFPWKDVTILRVQWHAICLGLFASIIAPFGGFFASGFKRAFKIKDFGDSIPGHGGITDRMDCQMVMAVFSYIYHQSFVVSQSITVESIIDQVLMNLTFEEQQLLFTKLGQMLQDRLFLQ, from the exons ATGCAGAGAGAAAATAGTTTCAACTATCCATCGAGCCCTAGTGCTCGGCTTCGACACCGTAGGAGATCGAATGAG GGAATTGTGGAGGATTTGAAGTCAAATGGAAGCCCtttacttgttaatgacagaaataaatataagtcAATGTTGATTCGTGCCTATTCATCTGTCTGGATGATTGGAGGGTTTGCATTAGTAATATACCTTGGACATCTATATATTATGGCTATGGTGGTAGTAATCCAAATCTTTATGGCACGAGAACTTTTCAATCTACTTAGGAGGACTCATGAAGACAGGCAGCTCCCAGGATTCCGGTCATTAAACTG GTACTTCTTCTTTACGGCAATGTTTTTTGTCTACGGCCGTCTTCTCAGTCAACGGCTTGTCAATACTGTAACAACAGATAAAGTTCTGTATCAGCTTGTTAGCAGCCTCGTCAAGTATCAAATGGCCATTTGctattttttgtatattgcaG GTTTTATGTGGTTCATTCTCactctaaaaaagaaaatgtacaAATATCAGTTTGGCCAGTATGCATGGACACACATGATCTTGATAGTTGTGTTTACACAGTCTTCGTTCACTGTTGCTAACATCTTCGAAGGAATCTTCTG GTTTCTTCTTCCAGCAACACTCATTGTAATAAATGACATTGCTGCATACttctttggatttttctttggaCGAACCCCATTGATCAAGATATCACCAAAGAAAACTTGGGAGGGATTCATAGGAGCCTCTGTGACAACTATTATCTCGGCATTTATG CTTGCAAACATCATGGGTCGGTTCAGTTGGCTCACTTGTCCAAGAAAG GATTTATCAACTGGTTGGCTTCACTGTGATCCAGGTCCCATGTTCACACCAGAATTTTTTACTTTGCCAGGATGGATTCCTACATGGGTGCGTACAGTG TTCCCATGGAAAGATGTTACCATTTTGCGAGTTCAGTGGCATGCTATATGTCTTGGTTTGTTTGCATCAATAATAGCTCCTTTTGGCGGCTTCTTTGCGAGTGGCTTCAAGAGAGCTTTTAAAATCAAG GATTTTGGTGATAGCATTCCTGGACATGGTGGAATCACAGATAGGATGGATTGTCAG ATGGTGATGGCTGTGTTTTCATACATCTATCATCAATCATTTGTTGTGTCTCAGAGCATCACTGTTGAATCAATTATTGATCAG GTACTAATGAATCTTACATTTGAGGAGCAACAACTTCTTTTCACGAAACTTGGGCAAATGCTGCAAGACAGGCTGTTCCTGCAATAG